A genomic stretch from Candidatus Saccharimonadales bacterium includes:
- a CDS encoding KGG domain-containing protein yields MAGTKKGGQKAALTNRKRYGADFYAAIGRKGGKNGRTGGFYANRELAREAGRKGGRISRRRKAA; encoded by the coding sequence ATGGCTGGGACTAAAAAAGGCGGTCAAAAAGCCGCATTAACAAACCGAAAACGCTACGGCGCGGACTTTTACGCCGCAATCGGGCGCAAAGGTGGCAAAAACGGCCGGACTGGCGGTTTTTACGCTAACCGCGAGCTAGCTAGAGAAGCCGGCCGCAAAGGCGGCAGAATTTCTCGACGCCGCAAGGCCGCTTAG